One Streptosporangium sp. NBC_01495 DNA window includes the following coding sequences:
- a CDS encoding PhzA/PhzB family protein: MDFEHRSQSAGKGKVMWNDEHAELRQKNWATVEKYMNTTGQDRLKRHLLFTDDGVGGLWTNDTGKPIVINGKDRLAAHAVWSLECFPDWVWTNIQIFETQDPNFFWVECDGVGAIRFPGYPEGRYENHFLHSFELVDGLIKRQREFMNPFEQLRALGIPVPQVKREGIPT, translated from the coding sequence ATGGATTTCGAACACCGCAGTCAATCGGCAGGGAAAGGGAAAGTCATGTGGAATGACGAGCACGCTGAACTTCGCCAGAAAAACTGGGCCACGGTCGAGAAATACATGAACACGACCGGCCAGGACCGGCTCAAGCGCCATCTGCTGTTCACCGACGACGGCGTCGGCGGCCTCTGGACGAACGACACCGGAAAGCCCATAGTCATCAACGGGAAAGACCGGCTCGCGGCGCACGCGGTCTGGTCGCTGGAATGCTTTCCCGACTGGGTGTGGACCAACATCCAGATCTTCGAGACGCAGGATCCGAACTTCTTCTGGGTGGAGTGCGACGGGGTCGGGGCCATCCGATTCCCCGGTTACCCGGAAGGACGATACGAGAATCACTTCCTTCACTCCTTCGAGCTCGTCGACGGCCTGATCAAGCGGCAGCGCGAGTTCATGAACCCCTTCGAGCAACTGCGCGCGCTCGGCATCCCGGTGCCGCAGGTCAAACGCGAGGGCATCCCGACCTGA
- the asnB gene encoding asparagine synthase (glutamine-hydrolyzing) — MCGIAGWVSFDRDLTRQQADLDAMTATMACRGPDAEGTWLDRHAGLGHRRLAVIDIEGGSQPMSVRTDDGEVVITYSGETYNFGELRSELVRRGHRFRTRSDTEVVLHGYLEWDEAVAERLNGMYAFAVWDARADKLVMIRDRMGIKPLYYSSTADGVLFGSEPKAILANPLADRAVDLDGLRALFSFTQPPGSAVWCGMREVAPGGVVIVDRAGLRERRYWTLRTRAHTDDRQTSVDTVRSLLEDIVRRQLVADVPRCTLLSGGLDSSVTTALAAAQLAEHGEQVRSFAVDFVGQTDNFVGDHLRGTPDAPYAREVAEHVGSQHQNIMLKHSELADPAMRRAVITARDSPFSLGEMDASLYLLFKAIREHSTVALSGESSDEIFGGYSWFHQPEIQAANTFPWMAVFVTGARAQVSNRFNAELNAALDLPGYIRDQYAGAVAEVERADGETDHERRMRVISYLHLTRFVRMLLERKDRISMAVGLEVRVPFCDHRLVEYVYNTPWSLKAFDGREKSLLRAASADLLPQSVLYRVKAPYPATRDPLYTGVLLQQAKELLTTDDPVFELVDRGWLDDVARQDSATMPIYVRNGIERVLDLSTWLDIYRPQLRLL, encoded by the coding sequence ATGTGTGGAATCGCTGGCTGGGTCTCGTTCGATCGGGATCTGACCCGGCAGCAGGCGGACCTCGACGCGATGACGGCGACCATGGCCTGCCGGGGACCGGACGCCGAAGGCACCTGGCTTGATCGGCATGCGGGGCTGGGCCACCGAAGACTGGCGGTCATCGATATCGAAGGTGGCAGCCAGCCCATGTCGGTGCGCACCGACGACGGTGAGGTGGTGATCACCTACAGCGGCGAAACCTACAACTTCGGCGAGCTCCGGAGCGAGCTGGTCCGCCGTGGCCACCGGTTCCGGACCCGCAGCGATACCGAGGTGGTGCTGCACGGCTACCTGGAGTGGGACGAAGCAGTCGCCGAACGGCTCAACGGCATGTACGCCTTCGCCGTCTGGGATGCCAGGGCCGACAAGCTCGTCATGATCCGTGACCGGATGGGCATCAAGCCGCTCTACTACTCCAGTACCGCTGACGGGGTGCTGTTCGGTTCCGAGCCGAAGGCGATCCTCGCCAACCCGCTGGCGGATCGCGCGGTCGACCTCGACGGCCTGCGTGCGCTGTTCAGCTTCACCCAGCCGCCCGGAAGTGCGGTGTGGTGCGGGATGCGCGAGGTGGCACCGGGTGGCGTGGTCATCGTCGACCGTGCCGGCCTGCGTGAACGTCGCTATTGGACCCTGCGGACCCGTGCGCACACCGATGACCGGCAGACCAGCGTCGACACCGTGCGCTCGTTGCTCGAGGACATCGTGCGCCGTCAACTGGTCGCCGACGTGCCGCGCTGCACGCTGCTCTCCGGTGGGCTGGACTCCAGTGTGACCACCGCGCTGGCTGCCGCACAACTCGCCGAGCACGGCGAGCAGGTACGCAGCTTCGCGGTGGATTTCGTCGGGCAGACGGACAACTTCGTCGGCGATCACCTGCGCGGCACGCCGGACGCCCCCTATGCGCGTGAAGTGGCCGAGCACGTCGGCTCGCAGCATCAGAACATCATGCTCAAGCATTCCGAGCTGGCCGATCCGGCGATGCGCCGCGCGGTGATCACCGCGCGGGACAGTCCGTTCAGCCTCGGTGAGATGGACGCCTCACTGTACTTGCTGTTCAAAGCCATCCGTGAGCACTCCACGGTCGCCCTGTCCGGGGAGTCCTCCGACGAGATCTTCGGCGGGTACAGCTGGTTCCACCAGCCCGAGATACAGGCCGCGAACACCTTTCCGTGGATGGCCGTTTTCGTGACCGGCGCGCGAGCCCAGGTGTCCAACCGGTTCAACGCCGAGCTCAACGCCGCCCTCGACCTGCCCGGCTACATTCGCGACCAGTACGCCGGCGCGGTTGCCGAGGTCGAGCGGGCCGACGGTGAGACCGACCACGAGAGGCGGATGCGGGTGATCTCCTACCTGCATCTGACCCGGTTTGTGCGAATGCTCCTGGAGCGCAAAGACCGGATAAGCATGGCCGTCGGGCTGGAGGTCCGGGTCCCTTTCTGCGACCACCGACTCGTGGAGTATGTCTACAACACCCCGTGGTCGTTGAAGGCCTTCGACGGCAGGGAGAAAAGCCTGCTTCGCGCCGCGAGTGCCGACCTGCTGCCCCAGTCGGTGCTGTATCGGGTGAAAGCTCCCTACCCGGCCACTCGGGACCCGCTCTACACCGGTGTCCTGCTGCAGCAGGCCAAGGAACTCCTCACGACCGACGACCCGGTGTTCGAGCTCGTCGACCGCGGCTGGCTGGACGATGTCGCGCGGCAAGACTCGGCCACGATGCCCATCTATGTCCGCAACGGTATCGAGCGAGTACTCGATCTGAGCACCTGGCTGGACATCTACCGCCCCCAGCTCCGGCTGCTCTGA